One Triticum dicoccoides isolate Atlit2015 ecotype Zavitan chromosome 4B, WEW_v2.0, whole genome shotgun sequence genomic window carries:
- the LOC119292702 gene encoding serine/arginine repetitive matrix protein 2-like: MSTTPRGRSSSRRRTGCCKCAGGGGGGKPSTPCCFNPLRSLFRCPGRGRGRSRSRSHSHSRNRTAPSRVSADIGTEQQGQEPSFFVYSMGSAAENKKKKHRKARLPSIRSCFRSKKKERKASARRQPLTPAPSMVTHPPRSPPAPENTPAVASGVTSTQPPSPAFTETGNVNSPATSDRRTAPTGPGKQPSTDSAWAPFPPQRQQPKQQVDGLQIVEVATGERLSAHEAALIEMVESSTDDSAESSMKSSLEFINEPSPQTPVKRVVADREMAVVKAAAREAPRLWLNGNAAKAGAGARFSEPLVVAEANELWAHDIACSRAHAAMLADTVSFFTCSFSFDSRDFTCS, translated from the coding sequence ATGTCGACGACGCCTCGAGGCCGGTCGTCGTCCCGCCGCCGCACGGGGTGTTGCAAgtgcgctggcggcggcggcgggggcaagCCCTCCACGCCGTGCTGCTTCAACCCGCTGAGGTCCCTATTCCGGTGCCCCGGCCGGGGCCGTGGacgcagccgcagccgcagccaCAGTCACAGCCGGAACCGGACGGCGCCGTCCAGGGTATCGGCGGACATCGGCACCGAGCAGCAAGGCCAGGAGCCGTCATTCTTCGTCTATTCCATGGGCAGCGCCgcggagaacaagaagaagaagcacAGGAAGGCGCGGCTCCCATCCATCCGCTCCTGCTTCCGCAGCAAGAAGAAGGAGCGGAAGGCCAGCGCCCGCCGCCAACCCCTCACGCCGGCGCCGTCGATGGTGACGCACCCGCCGCGCTCCCCGCCTGCGCCGGAGAACACGCCCGCCGTGGCATCCGGCGTGACGTCGACACAACCGCCTTCGCCTGCGTTTACCGAGACCGGCAACGTTAATTCGCCGGCGACGTCCGACCGGAGAACTGCGCCGACGGGCCCGGGCAAGCAGCCGTCGACGGACTCGGCGTGGGCACCGTTCCCGCCGCAGAGGCAGCAGCCGAAGCAGCAGGTCGACGGGCTGCAGATCGTCGAGGTGGCGACGGGCGAGCGGCTGTCCGCGCACGAAGCTGCGCTCATCGAGATGGTTGAGAGCTCGACCGACGACTCCGCGGAGTCGTCGATGAAGTCGTCGCTGGAGTTCATCAACGAACCGTCGCCTCAGACACCGGTGAAACGGGTGGTGGCGGATAGGGAGATGGCGGTGGTGAAGGCCGCGGCCAGGGAGGCACCAAGGCTATGGCTTAACGGCAATGCCGCCAAGGCCGGGGCAGGCGCGCGGTTCTCCGAGCCTCTTGTGGTGGCGGAGGCCAATGAGCTGTGGGCGCACGACATCGCTTGCAGCCGCGCCCACGCTGCCATGCTCGCTGACACGGTAAGTTTTTTCACCTGCTCTTTTTCCTTCGATTCGAGGGATTTCACCTGCTCTTAG